Proteins co-encoded in one Corynebacterium tuberculostearicum genomic window:
- a CDS encoding DUF6912 family protein translates to MLAELEETGSLSARSGWGFMVTPALRDFYTEGDEEEIAYSAFLEASMASMRLLAIGDEEKFPHRRVVISVDLEDSVLTPRPDMGEPVVELQPAQFSKEDLAAIHVDIAESEGTTAKAIEAIDTADLGDEDAELAVGDALDKFMAFYHPTELPFLVELF, encoded by the coding sequence ATGCTGGCGGAGCTGGAAGAAACCGGCTCCCTTTCTGCGCGCTCTGGGTGGGGTTTCATGGTGACCCCAGCGCTGCGGGACTTTTATACCGAGGGCGATGAAGAAGAGATCGCCTACTCGGCGTTTCTAGAAGCCTCGATGGCCTCCATGCGTCTTTTGGCCATTGGCGATGAAGAGAAATTCCCCCACCGCCGCGTGGTTATCTCCGTGGACCTCGAGGACTCCGTCCTCACCCCGCGCCCGGATATGGGTGAGCCAGTAGTAGAACTCCAGCCGGCGCAGTTCAGCAAGGAAGATTTGGCGGCTATCCACGTAGACATCGCGGAATCTGAAGGAACCACCGCGAAAGCCATCGAGGCCATCGATACCGCAGACTTGGGCGATGAGGATGCGGAGCTGGCTGTAGGCGATGCACTGGATAAGTTCATGGCCTTTTATCACCCCACCGAGCTGCCTTTCCTCGTAGAATTGTTCTAA
- a CDS encoding HAD-IA family hydrolase: MRGLIVDYVGVLDGTEEDNRRWKALLAAAKANGAATAILSNDPGGPGAEHIREWEYRGNVDAVVLSGEAGAEKPEVAAFQAAADALELPLNDCVMVDDSILNVRAAVEAGMVGFLYTSFDRVSVEIQAVFDIEGEF, encoded by the coding sequence ATGCGTGGTCTAATCGTTGACTATGTCGGCGTCCTTGATGGCACCGAAGAAGACAACCGCCGCTGGAAGGCACTGCTGGCCGCTGCAAAGGCCAATGGTGCGGCAACCGCCATTTTGTCCAATGACCCGGGCGGCCCTGGTGCTGAGCACATCCGCGAATGGGAATACCGCGGCAATGTGGATGCTGTGGTGCTCTCCGGGGAAGCCGGAGCGGAAAAGCCAGAGGTCGCAGCTTTCCAAGCGGCAGCGGATGCCCTTGAGTTGCCGCTCAATGACTGTGTCATGGTTGATGATTCCATTCTCAACGTTCGCGCGGCCGTAGAGGCAGGCATGGTCGGCTTCTTGTACACGAGCTTCGACCGCGTGTCCGTTGAAATTCAGGCAGTCTTCGATATTGAAGGTGAGTTTTAG